The following coding sequences are from one Paenibacillus tundrae window:
- a CDS encoding LacI family DNA-binding transcriptional regulator, protein MTPITIYDIAKEANVSVSTVSRVLNDTAPVRASTREKIMSIIAKHQFQPNAQARSLIKKETGTIAIILPDITNPFFPEVFWGAENEARGLGYTFFLCNTAGDYNRESEYLSMLREKRVDGIIFLGGRINMQSCPDDMAQELIDVGKRTPVVLVNGNIAKGGFHRVYTDEGVGAALAAEHLLELGHKDIAFVGGLKELATTMVKVKAVQKKLREHGLEIPKDRLLLGSFSIDDGKREMAKLLERDNPPTAVICVNDNTAIGAMKTTIEHGLSIPRDISIVGFDDTPLASAVIPELTTVSQNTYQLGKLAVDKLHELINQRQVKKQTILQPELIIRQSTGPAPR, encoded by the coding sequence ATGACACCAATTACGATATATGATATTGCCAAAGAGGCGAACGTATCTGTATCCACGGTTTCCCGGGTGCTGAATGATACGGCACCCGTACGTGCAAGCACGAGGGAAAAGATCATGTCGATTATCGCCAAGCACCAATTTCAACCTAACGCCCAAGCGCGCAGTCTAATTAAAAAAGAAACAGGCACCATTGCAATCATCCTACCAGATATTACGAATCCATTCTTCCCCGAAGTATTCTGGGGCGCAGAGAACGAGGCGCGTGGTCTGGGATATACATTCTTTCTCTGTAACACCGCAGGCGATTACAATCGAGAGTCTGAATACCTGTCCATGCTGCGCGAGAAGCGGGTAGACGGGATTATTTTCCTAGGCGGGCGCATTAATATGCAGTCCTGTCCGGATGACATGGCTCAGGAATTGATTGATGTTGGCAAACGTACGCCGGTTGTACTGGTCAATGGCAATATTGCCAAAGGCGGGTTCCACCGCGTGTATACGGATGAAGGAGTTGGGGCGGCTCTAGCTGCTGAACACTTACTCGAACTGGGACATAAGGACATTGCATTTGTAGGTGGATTGAAGGAGTTAGCGACCACGATGGTTAAGGTCAAGGCTGTTCAGAAAAAGCTCCGTGAGCATGGTCTCGAAATCCCGAAAGACAGGCTCTTATTGGGCAGCTTCTCTATTGATGATGGTAAGCGGGAGATGGCTAAACTCCTGGAGCGTGATAATCCGCCAACAGCAGTCATCTGCGTGAATGATAATACGGCGATTGGTGCAATGAAGACGACCATTGAGCACGGATTATCTATTCCGAGAGATATTTCGATCGTAGGTTTCGATGATACACCGCTCGCAAGTGCTGTGATTCCTGAACTTACAACCGTCTCTCAGAACACATATCAACTGGGCAAACTGGCGGTGGATAAGCTGCATGAGTTGATTAATCAGCGACAAGTGAAGAAGCAAACGATCCTGCAACCTGAACTAATCATACGTCAAAGTACAGGGCCAGCACCACGATGA
- a CDS encoding metallophosphoesterase family protein, with the protein MRIITLQEHPIETFGYLNAVPGGEVQAAQLPIYLGTISGLPKGMDALIVSSDLQGIVPLPYVREDAKITADSDVHISPDISSQDERTLNMDEDCLLGEMLPDYVRLLLEVEMPEIDPNRVGVLLCGDLYARRGKRGASGNPVPVWLAFRDAFGWVAGVDGNHDLTDEAGAHRLHSDTAIHYMDAPVVINASLPLDGLASSAASQPLRVAGLGGIIGRPDKPNRLPEKQYLQSLNKLLKQQPDCLLLHQSPGIAELGLKGEALIRQALEAGSETVVFCGHTHWQTSLVQLNNGTQIVNADSKLFIFTREQYGKTEKG; encoded by the coding sequence TTGAGAATTATTACGCTGCAAGAGCACCCGATTGAAACCTTTGGTTATCTGAATGCCGTCCCAGGCGGAGAAGTGCAAGCGGCACAACTGCCCATTTATCTTGGCACTATCTCAGGTCTTCCGAAAGGAATGGATGCGCTGATTGTAAGCTCGGATTTGCAGGGGATTGTGCCTCTGCCTTACGTCAGAGAGGATGCTAAGATTACTGCGGATTCAGACGTTCATATTTCTCCAGATATATCATCTCAAGATGAACGAACATTGAACATGGATGAGGATTGTTTACTAGGCGAGATGTTACCGGATTATGTGCGCTTGCTACTTGAAGTGGAGATGCCTGAGATCGATCCGAATCGAGTGGGGGTATTGCTATGTGGTGACCTATATGCCCGGCGCGGGAAAAGGGGAGCCAGCGGCAATCCGGTTCCCGTCTGGCTTGCCTTCAGAGACGCCTTCGGCTGGGTTGCCGGCGTGGACGGCAACCATGATCTCACCGATGAGGCAGGCGCCCATCGGTTGCACAGCGACACGGCCATCCACTACATGGATGCGCCTGTCGTGATTAACGCGAGCCTGCCCTTGGATGGGCTCGCGTCCTCTGCCGCCAGTCAGCCGCTACGCGTTGCTGGCCTTGGCGGCATCATCGGCAGGCCGGACAAGCCGAACCGGCTGCCGGAGAAGCAATACCTGCAATCCTTGAACAAGCTGCTGAAGCAGCAGCCGGATTGCCTCTTACTGCACCAGAGCCCAGGCATTGCCGAGCTCGGGCTGAAGGGTGAAGCATTGATCCGTCAGGCGTTGGAAGCCGGATCGGAAACGGTTGTGTTCTGCGGGCATACCCACTGGCAGACCTCGCTCGTGCAGCTAAACAATGGCACACAAATTGTGAATGCCGACAGTAAGCTGTTTATTTTTACAAGAGAGCAGTATGGAAAGACTGAGAAGGGTTAA
- a CDS encoding iron-sulfur cluster biosynthesis family protein, which translates to MIIQVSPLAESRLSAKLKDQPGYFKLFYDTDGCGCDGIAVLLIVNEPDSDDIPIESSTLPFLINKQQQIYFEPSLRLQSENSFPCFRLCSDSMIYGSNVKVYDLRDTAEVAPQPTAWYVR; encoded by the coding sequence ATGATCATTCAGGTTAGCCCATTGGCAGAATCACGACTTAGCGCAAAACTCAAGGATCAGCCGGGCTATTTCAAGCTATTTTATGACACGGATGGATGTGGATGTGACGGTATTGCTGTACTCCTGATCGTTAATGAACCGGACAGCGATGACATCCCGATTGAATCCAGTACGCTCCCTTTTCTCATCAACAAGCAGCAGCAAATTTATTTTGAGCCTAGCCTACGCCTGCAGTCGGAAAACAGCTTCCCCTGCTTTCGCCTATGCAGCGATTCCATGATCTATGGTAGCAATGTGAAGGTGTACGATCTTCGGGACACGGCAGAAGTTGCTCCGCAGCCAACTGCATGGTATGTACGATAA